From a single Brassica oleracea var. oleracea cultivar TO1000 chromosome C5, BOL, whole genome shotgun sequence genomic region:
- the LOC106294434 gene encoding exopolygalacturonase clone GBGA483-like, producing MVGLRLKALFFVLLVVMAISIANAAKDLKEQDVGVQRNLHEDDKGDKKDAKGEKGDKKDDKKEDKEESVGSKVAKKVKGAAASVASAASNASAASAASAASAASAASGKIKGAVAPIGDKLGLKGPSGPSIDVKASGAKGDGKTDDTAAFMAVWKKAIEATTPTTITVPKGDYLVEELLLEGPSKSPITFEMHGNLKAPSAVTTRKPHSGWVNFRKLKDFNLIGNGAIFDGQGSVAWKVNDCKQTGKCNNLPINIRLTQLDNSRISGITSTNSKLFHMNIHQCTNVTLQDVHIDAPAESLNTDGIHVGKSVGVTIRGSKIKTGDDCISIGGGTENLLVEGVECGPGHGLSIGSLGKYPNEEPVKGITIRKCIVKHTDNGVRIKTWPGSPPGLVSGALFEDITMDNVSLPILVDQVYCPHGKCKSGPSKVQLENLSFKNIRGTSSTKIAVQLNCSPGCPCKNVALADINLVSTGKEGAAVSACSNVKPTVTGKMIPAACTEECKPDKK from the exons ATGGTGGGCTTGCGACTTAAGGCGTTGTTTTTTGTACTACTAGTGGTTATGGCCATCTCAATAGCAAACGCTGCCAAGGATCTCAAAGAACAAGATGTTGGAGTCCAAAGAAACTTACATGAAGACGACAAAGGTGATAAAAAAGATGCTAAAGGTGAGAAAGGTGATAAAAAAGATGATAAGAAAGAAGATAAAGAAGAATCAGTTGGTTCTAAAGTAGCCAAAAAAGTCAAAGGAGCTGCTGCATCTGTTGCATCAGCTGCATCCAATGCATCTGCTGCCTCAGCTGCATCTGCCGCTTCTGCTGCCTCTGCTGCATCAGGTAAAATCAAAGGAGCTGTTGCACCTATTGGTGATAAGTTGGGACTCAAAGGCCCAAGCGGTCCATCAATTGATGTTAAAGCATCTGGAGCTAAAGGAGACGGCAAAACCGATGACACTGCG GCATTTATGGCAGTATGGAAAAAAGCTATTGAAGCAACAACACCAACAACGATTACAGTGCCAAAGGGTGACTACTTGGTGGAAGAATTACTACTCGAAGGTCCAAGCAAAAGTCCTATCACTTTCGAAATGCATGGCAATCTTAAGGCTCCATCTGCTGTCACCACCCGAAAACCACATAGTGGATGGGTTAATTTCAGAAAACTCAAGGATTTCAATTTGATTGGAAACGGAGCCATTTTTGACGGTCAAGGCTCAGTGGCTTGGAAGGTCAATGACTGCAAACAGACCGGCAAATGCAACAATCTCCCCATC AACATCCGACTTACGCAACTCGATAACTCAAGAATTAGCGGCATAACATCAACAAACAGCAAGCTATTCCACATGAACATCCATCAATGCACCAACGTAACTCTTCAAGATGTTCATATTGACGCACCTGCTGAGAGTCTCAACACCGATGGTATCCACGTCGGAAAGTCCGTAGGTGTCACCATAAGAGGGTCAAAGATCAAAACCGGAGATGACTGCATTTCCATTGGAGGCGGTACTGAAAATTTACTTGTGGAGGGCGTAGAATGTGGACCAGGACACGGTCTTTCCATCGGAAGTCTTGGAAAGTACCCAAATGAGGAACCAGTGAAAGGAATCACCATTCGTAAATGCATCGTCAAGCATACCGATAATGGTGTTCGTATCAAAACATGGCCTGGATCTCCCCCTGGTCTCGTCTCCGGCGCTCTTTTTGAAGATATCACCATGGATAATGTTAGCTTGCCCATTCTCGTCGACCAAGTGTACTGCCCTCATGGCAAATGCAAATCAGGG CCATCAAAGGTGCAGTTGGAGAACCTGAGCTTCAAGAACATTAGGGGCACATCATCAACAAAGATTGCTGTGCAATTAAACTGCAGCCCAGGCTGTCCTTGCAAGAATGTTGCTTTGGCTGACATAAACTTGGTCAGCACTGGTAAAGAGGGAGCAGCTGTCTCGGCATGTTCTAACGTCAAGCCTACTGTCACCGGGAAAATGATTCCAGCGGCTTGCACCGAAGAATGTAAACCGGATAAAAAGTAA
- the LOC106343489 gene encoding rho GDP-dissociation inhibitor 1-like: MSGAVSGSRDMGFVDNNNNKKDGDDGNTSKTASSHQHEGTDDEGAGSLGRQMSEASLSAAEEEEEDDSKLQLGPQYTIKEHLEKDKDDESLRKWKEQLLGSVDVTNIGETLDPEVKIISLAILSPGRPDIVLMVPENGNPKGMWFTLKEGSKYCLKFTFQVKNNIVSGLRYTNTVWKTGVKVDRGKEMLGTFSPQSEPYNHVMPEETTPSGMFARGSYSARTKFLDDDNKCYLEINYSFDIRKEWPAV, from the exons ATGTCTGGAGCTGTATCTGGTTCCAGGGACATGGGTTTCGTCGACAACAATAACAACAAGAAAGACGGCGACGACGGAAACACTTCCAAAACGGCGTCGTCTCACCAACACGAGGGCACCGACGACGAGGGTGCTGGATCCTTGGGGAGGCAAATGAGCGAAGCCTCTCTTAGCGCTGCTGAGGAGGAAGAAGAAGATGATTCCAAATTACAATTGGGTCCTCAGTACACTATCAAGGAACATCTCGAGAAGGATAAG GATGATGAGAGTCTGAGGAAGTGGAAAGAACAGCTTCTTGGAAGTGTTGATGTTACCAACATTGGAG AGACTCTTGACCCTGAAGTGAAGATCATTAGCCTGGCGATCTTATCCCCTGGAAGACCAGATATTGTTCTAATGGTTCCGGAGAATGGGAACCCAAAGGGGATGTGGTTTACTTTGAAAGAAGGGAGCAAGTACTGTTTGAAGTTCACGTTTCAGGTTAAAAACAACATTGTCTCTGGTCTTAGGTACACCAATACCGTTTGGAAGACCGGTGTTAAAG TGGACAGAGGAAAGGAAATGCTTGGAACCTTTAGTCCTCAGTCGGAGCCATACAACCACGTGATGCCTGAAGAGACCACTCCTTCTGGCATGTTTGCTCGAGGATCTTATTCTGCTAGAACTAAG TTTCTTGACGATGATAACAAGTGCTACTTGGAGATCAACTACAGCTTCGACATCCGTAAAGAATGGCCTGCTGTTTAA
- the LOC106343221 gene encoding growth hormone-regulated TBC protein 1-A, translating into MFGIQNRRDLTMELQSQIPILRPSIHARRANIVVKFQDLYGFTVEGNVDDVNVLNEVREKVRNQGRVWWALEASKGANWYLQPEILLIGDGIALKKTSLKISTLTNAITLKRLVRKGIPPVLRPKVWFSLSGAAKKKSTVPESYYSDLSKAVDGKVTPATLQIDHDLPRTFPGHPWLDTPEGHAALRRVLVGYSFRDSDVGYCQGLNYVAALLLLVMKTEEDAFWMLAVLLENVLVRDCYTTNLSGCHVEQRVFKDLLAQKCPRIASHLDDMGFDVSLVATEWFLCLFSKSLPSETTLRVWDVLFYEGAKVLFHAALAIFKMKENELLMTHQVGDVINIIQTTSHQLFDPDELLTVAFEKIGSMTTNTISKQRKKQEPAVLAELDQRLRRLNSLKETGKNA; encoded by the exons ATGTTTGGGATCCAAAACAGGCGAGACCTAACGATGGAGCTCCAATCGCAGATCCCCATCCTCCGCCCGAGCATCCACGCCCGACGAGCCAACATCGTCGTGAAGTTCCAGGACCTGTACGGGTTCACGGTGGAAGGCAATGTCGACGACGTGAACGTCCTGAACGAAGTTCGAGAGAAGGTGAGGAACCAGGGGCGGGTGTGGTGGGCTCTGGAAGCGAGCAAAGGAGCTAACTGGTATCTCCAGCCCGAGATTCTCTTGATCGGCGACGGTATCGCCTTGAAGAAGACGTCTCTCAAGATCTCGACTCTGACGAATGCCATTACGTTGAAGAGGTTGGTTAGGAAAGGGATCCCTCCTGTGTTGAGGCCTAAGGTTTGGTTCTCTCTCTCTGGTGCTGCGAAGAAGAAGTCTACTGTCCCGGAGAGTTATTATAGTGATTTGAGTAAGGCTGTTGATGGGAAGGTTACGCCTGCTACGCTGCAGATTGATCAT GATTTGCCACGGACTTTCCCAGGGCATCCGTGGTTGGACACTCCAGAAGGTCATGCTGCTCTACGACGTGTGCTTGTTGGCTATTCTTTTCGCGACTCTGATGTTGGCTATTGTCAG GGGCTAAACTACGTTGCAGCGTTACTATTGCTTGTGATGAAGACAGAAGAAGACGCGTTCTGGATGCTAGCAGTGCTTTTGGAAAACGTATTGGTCCGTGACTGCTACACAACCAACTTGTCTGGATGCCATGTTGAGCAGCGGGTTTTCAAAGATCTGCTCGCCCAAAAGTGTCCTCG AATAGCTAGTCATCTTGACGATATGGGCTTTGATGTCTCCCTTGTAGCCACAGAGTGGTTTCTATGCCTCTTCTCCAAAAGCTTGCCTTCTGAG ACAACTCTAAGAGTGTGGGATGTACTTTTCTATGAAGGAGCAAAGGTTCTTTTTCATGCAGCTTTGGCAATATTCAAG ATGAAAGAAAACGAGCTGCTTATGACTCACCAGGTCGGTGATGTGATCAACATAATACAGACCACCTCTCACCAGCTCTTTGACCCTGATGAATTATTGACG GTGGCGTTTGAGAAAATTGGATCCATGACAACCAACACAATATCAAAGCAGAGGAAGAAGCAGGAACCGGCGGTGCTGGCAGAACTTGACCAGAGACTTCGCAGACTCAACTCTCTTAAAGAAACTGGTAAGAACGCTTGA
- the LOC106292396 gene encoding glutathione S-transferase T3-like has protein sequence MVSLNYTFGLGPLKLLNKGSRLRPCRVKWEDNNHITDNNQTGRQQGGDAHLEAHTVEDRKEIRKWTPTEDVVLISAWLNTSKDPVVGNEQKAIAFWKRIASYVAASPKLAGLQKREASHCKQRWGKINEGISKFVGCYDAATKEKSSGQNETDVMKMAHEIFFNDYKVKFTLEHAWLELHHDQKWCGASTTKDKVQSRRRKLDDQSAQSSTYVPGEEDQSAKPVGVKATKAEAKSSVSKPILEEERREFQSMWEIRQKDFPLKEKLNKQKLLDSLIAKTEPLSELELALKNKLISVLVYGCLMLMLCVSLNAFGQCLMFNAYALCFSSL, from the exons ATGGTTTCACTCAACTATACATTCGGGTTAGGTCCTCTCAAGCTGCTCAACAAAG GCTCTCGTCTAAGGCCATGTAGAGTGAAATGGGAAGACAATAACCACATCACAGACAATAACCAAACGGGAAGACAACAAGGAGGAG ATGCACACTTGGAAGCTCACACTGTGGAAGACCGCAAAGAGATACGGAAGTGGACACCAACAGAGGACGTTGTGCTTATCAGTGCTTGGTTGAACACTTCAAAGGATCCGGTTGTTGGTAATGAGCAAAAAGCAATTGCTTTTTGGAAACGAATTGCGTCTTATGTTGCAGCAAGTCCAAAGCTTGCTGGTTTGCAAAAGAGAGAGGCAAGTCACTGCAAACAAAGGTGGGGAAAAATTAATGAGGGCATATCTAAGTTTGTAGGCTGTTATGATGCTGCAACAAAAGAGAAATCAAGTGGCCAGAATGAGACTGATGTGATGAAAATGGCTCATGAGATTTTCTTCAATGATTACAAGGTGAAGTTCACACTTGAGCATGCATGGTTGGAGCTTCACCATGATCAGAAATGGTGTGGAGCTTCAACTACTAAAGATAAAGTGCAGTCAAGAAGAAGGAAGCTAGATGACCAATCTGCTCAGTCATCAACCTATGTGCCAGGAGAGGAAGATCAATCCGCAAAGCCTGTTGGTGTTAAAGCAACAAAGGCGGAAGCTAAAAGTTCTGTGAGCAAGCCGATTTTGGAAGAGGAAAGAAGGGAGTTTCAGAGCATGTGGGAGATTAGGCAGAAGGACTTTCCTTTGAAGGAGAAGCTGAACAAGCAGAAATTGCTTGACAGCCTAATTGCCAAGACTGAGCCACTTAGTGAACTAGAACTTGCTTTGAAAAATAAGCTAATTTCAGTGTTAGTTTATGGATGTTTAATGCTTATGCTTTGTGTTTCTCTTAATGCTTTTGGTCAGTGTCTGATGTTTAATGCTTATGCTTTGTGTTTCTCGAGTCTGTAA
- the LOC106344098 gene encoding uncharacterized protein At1g04910, giving the protein MGTWKKKNSYQNKVSYISVPAQIIKSVSSSSLTHNKSSKKNTTKFLFLLLRNPKLWAFCLLSLSVLGIVSRLGPCLSPSGPHQESQLQSSDSIAYTRSNSTHAEIPNADDRSLDMIPKPPVAVVEKNETFGGDSKLIITSKHVLGDKNEFWKQPDGLGYKPCLDFSSAYRRESKRIVRERRKYLMVVVSGGMNQQKNQIVDAVVIARILGAVLVVPVLQVNLIWGDESEFSDIFDLERFKSVLADDVKIVSLLPANKIMTRPTEDGGMPFNASPQWIRSHYLKRFNRDGVLLLRRLDSRLSKDLPSDLQKLRCKAAFEALKFSPRVMELGKKLAERMRSKGPYIALHLRLEKDVWVRTGCLTGLSSKYDEIARLEGIKRPELLTAKSSMTPNERKLAGLCPLNAKEVTRLLRALGAPRDARIYWAGGEPLGRKEALRPLTSEFPHLYNKYDIAFPLELKPFAKRASIMAAIDYIVCKESDVFMASHGGNMGRAIQGHRAYEGHKKLITPNKRQMLPYFLNTSMTETEFEKMMKKLHRQSLGQPEIRVSKAGRDVTKYPVPECMCNNQTTPTV; this is encoded by the exons ATGGGAACATGGAAGAAGAAAAATAGTTATCAGAACAAAGTTAGCTACATATCAGTCCCAGCTCAGATCATAAAGTCAGTTTCTTCCTCGTCTCTTACACACAATAAATCTTCAAAGAAGAACACGACCAAGTTCTTGTTTCTTCTCCTCAGAAACCCAAAGCTCTGGGCGTTCTGTCTCCTCTCGCTTTCTGTTTTAGGAATTGTATCACGACTTGGTCCTTGTCTTTCTCCTTCCGGTCCACATCAAGAAAGTCAACTTCAGAGCTCCGATTCAATTGCGTATACCCGATCAAACAGTACTCATGCTGAGATTCCGAATGCAGATGATCGATCTTTAGATATGATTCCAAAACCACCAGTGGCTGTTGTGGAGAAGAATGAGACCTTTGGTGGTGATTCAAAGCTGATCATCACCTCTAAACATGTTTTGGGTGATAAGAATGAGTTTTGGAAGCAGCCTGATGGATTAGGATACAAGCCGTGCCTGGACTTCAGCTCTGCGTACAGGAGAGAGAGCAAGAGGATTGTTAGAGAGAGGAGAAAGTATCTGATGGTGGTTGTCTCCGGTGGGATGAACCAGCAGAAGAATCAGATTGTGGACGCAGTTGTGATTGCCAGGATCCTAGGTGCTGTTCTTGTCGTCCCAGTATTGCAAGTCAATCTAATTTGGGGTGACGAGAG TGAATTTTCAGATATATTTGATTTAGAGAGATTCAAGAGTGTTTTAGCAGATGATGTGAAGATAGTCTCTTTGCTGCCGGCAAATAAAATAATGACTAGACCAACAGAAGATGGTGGTATGCCTTTCAATGCTTCTCCTCAATGGATCCGTTCACACTATCTAAAACGA TTTAACAGGGATGGAGTTCTGCTTTTAAGGAGATTGGATTCAAGATTGTCTAAAGACTTACCCTCTGATCTCCAGAAGCTTCGTTGTAAG GCAGCGTTTGAAGCACTGAAGTTCTCGCCAAGGGTGATGGAGTTGGGGAAGAAGCTAGCAGAGAGGATGAGGAGCAAAGGTCCTTACATTGCGCTTCATCTTCGGTTGGAGAAAGACGTGTGGGTGAGAACAGGCTGCCTTACTGGTTTGAGCTCAAAGTATGACGAGATTGCAAGACTAGAAGGGATTAAGCGGCCTGAGCTCTTAACAGCCAAATCTAGCATGACGCCTAACGAGAGGAAACTAGCAGGTCTATGTCCATTAAATGCCAAGGAAGTAACAAG GCTGCTTAGAGCACTTGGAGCACCGAGAGACGCTAGGATCTACTGGGCTGGAGGGGAACCTCTGGGCAGAAAGGAAGCTCTGAGACCGTTAACAAGTGAATTCCCACATCTTTACAACAAATACGATATAGCATTTCCCCTTGAACTCAAACCTTTCGCGAAACGAGCTTCCATAATGGCAGCAATAGACTATATAGTCTGCAAGGAGAGTGATGTGTTCATGGCATCTCATGGAGGAAACATGGGCCGCGCGATTCAG GGTCACAGAGCTTACGAAGGACACAAGAAGCTTATAACACCAAACAAAAGGCAAATGCTCCCATACTTTTTGAACACATCAATGACTGAGACAGAGTTCGAGAAGATGATGAAAAAACTACACAGACAATCTCTAGGACAGCCGGAAATAAGGGTTAGCAAAGCTGGAAGAGATGTTACAAAGTATCCTGTTCCTGAGTGTATGTGCAATAATCAAACCACTCCCACTGTTTAA